From a single Candoia aspera isolate rCanAsp1 chromosome 10, rCanAsp1.hap2, whole genome shotgun sequence genomic region:
- the MYCBP gene encoding C-Myc-binding protein, whose amino-acid sequence MASYKAADSKREQFRRYLEKSGVMDTLTKVLVALYEEPEKPNCALDFLKHHLGAVAPENPEVEALRLEVAEMKEKYEALLEENRKLKAKLAQYEPPQEEKRGE is encoded by the exons ATGGCCAGCTACAAG GCCGCCGACTCCAAGCGGGAGCAGTTCCGCCGCTACCTGGAGAAGTCCGGCGTGATGGACACCCTCACCAAAG TCCTGGTGGCGCTGTACGAGGAGCCCGAGAAGCCCAACTGCGCCCTGGA CTTCCTGAAGCACCACTTGGGAGCCGTGGCGCCGGAGAACCCCGAAGTGGAAGCTCTCCGCCTGGAGGTAGCCGAGATGAAAGAGAAGTACGAGGCCCTCCTGGAAGAAAACCGGAAGCTGAAAGCGAAG CTCGCCCAATATGAACCGCCGCAGGAAGAGAAGCGCGGAGAATAA
- the RRAGC gene encoding ras-related GTP-binding protein C, whose amino-acid sequence MAALPFGAAGAAEESAQLGGAALPAGSLGTADAFPKDFGYGADEDEAGEDDGAELAGGGGGIGIAGPGGGGGGGGGLGAGGGGDSSKQPRILLMGLRRSGKSSIQKVVFHKMSPNETLFLESTNKIYKDDISNSSFVNFQIWDFPGQMDFFDPTFDYEMIFRGTGALIYVIDAQDDYMEALTRLHITVSKAYKINPEMNFEVFIHKVDGLSDDHKIETQRDIHQRANDDLGDAGLEKLHLSFYLTSIYDHSIFEAFSKVVQKLIPQLPTLENLLNIFISNSGIEKAFLFDVVSKIYIATDSSPVDMQSYELCCDMIDVVIDVSCIYGLKEDGSGSAYDKESMAIIKLNNTTVLYLKEVTKFLALVCILREESFERKGLIDYNFHCFRKAIHEVFEVGISSHRSCSHQANIPNLKAVTHNGTPRNVI is encoded by the exons ATGGCTGCCTTGCCGTTCGGGGCCGCGGGCGCCGCCGAGGAGTCGGCGCAGCTGGGCGGCGCGGCCTTGCCCGCGGGCAGCCTGGGCACGGCCGACGCGTTCCCGAAAGACTTCGGCTACGGCGCCGACGAGGACGAGGCGGGCGAGGACGACGGGGCCGAGCTggcggggggcggcggcgggatCGGCATCGCGGgtcctggcggcggcggcggcggcggcggcgggctgggggcgggcggcggcggcgactcCTCTAAGCAGCCCCGCATCCTGTTGATGGGGCTGCGGCGCAGCGGGAAGTCCTCGATCCAGAAG GTGGTCTTTCACAAAATGTCTCCCAACGAAACTCTCTTTCTGGAAAGCACCAACAAAATCTATAAGGACGATATTTCTAACAGCTCCTTTGTGAACTTTCAAATATGGGATTTCCCTGGACAGATGGATTTCTTTGATCCAACATTTGATTATGAGATGATCTTCAGAGGAACTGGAGCTCTCATTTATGTTATTGATGCACAG GATGACTACATGGAAGCATTAACCAGGCTCCATATTACAGTTTCAAAAGCTTACAAAATCAATCCAGAAATGAACTTTGAAGTTTTTATTCATAAAGTTGATGGCTTATCGGATGATCATAAAATAGAAACTCAAAGAGATATTCATCAAAGAGCTAATGATGATCTTGGTGATGCTGGGTTAGAAAAACTACATCTTAG tttttatttgaCCAGCATCTATGATCATTCAATATTTGAAGCCTTCAGTAAAGTGGTGCAGAAGCTCATTCCACAGCTGCCCACTTTGGAAAACCTGCTGAATATCTTTATATCA AACTCAGGGATtgaaaaagcttttctttttgatGTTGTCAGCAAGATCTATATTGCAACAGATAGTTCCCCTGTTGACATGCAGTCATATGAGCTATGCTGCGACATGATTGATGTTGTCATTGATGTTTCTTGCATATATGG GTTAAAAGAAGATGGGAGTGGTAGTGCATATGACAAGGAATCTATGGCAATTATTAAACTCAATAACACAACTGTTCTGTATTTAAAAGAAGTGACAAAGTTTCTGGCCTTGGTGTGTATCCTTAGAGAAGAAAGCTTTGAACGCAAAG GCTTAATAGACTACAATTTTCACTGCTTCCGTAAGGCTATCCATGAGGTCTTTGAAGTGGGCATTTCTTCTCATCGGTCCTGCAGCCATCAAGCAAACATTCCCAATTTAAAAGCAGTGACTCATAATGGCACCCCTAGAAATGTCATCTAA